The genomic stretch ccgtactttagTTATGACActccggtgttatttaaacccaaactgtaattttttcctaaacctaacttagtagttttttgcctaagcctaaccaagtcgatcttttcctaaaccttacttagtagtttgttgcctaatcctaaccaagtcaatctcttcctaaacctaactaagtagtttgttgcctaatacttaccaagtcgatcttttcctaagcctaactaagtagttttattttgcaaagactggagcggaaattgacacgtgtgacgtgttgctggacattcgtaggaaaaagcacaaaaaatgcGTTGTTGAAAGACGTGCTGAGCGCCACTATTGTGACtattcatgactatttcacgaactgctttGAGACTGTGTTGTGGCATTCAGAGGACTGTATCAGAGGTGTATTTGGATGAGAGCTACGTGCTGAGTGACGGATTTCTACATTTTGTTTCGGGGCAGCTCCCATTTAGGTGCAGGGAGGAAATATAAATTGCTGCTTTGCAACAATAGCAACTGTGCAGTTTGGCTTGTGTCAGATAGCCATCTTCCTCCATCCTGCTCCAGACACGAGGATGGCAAAGGTCTGCTGAGTGTCTCAGTGAATGTGTACTACAGTACATTATCCACACAGTGATGTAAACTGGGGGGAAAAAGTGCCTGAACGGATGCTTTGAAGGCTGACGTCTGCTGCGGATGTGTTCATTATCTCCTTCCATATCAAAGGCTGTACTATCTTTTTGCATGGGCGTGGACGCTGTGTGTATAAGTGAGTGTATGTGCTGGaaactttttttcacaattatCCCACAAAGATGTTCCACATTTCACCGTATCACAGTGTGCTCGGTGCATGCGATTGCATTAATTGCATCAATTATTCTGTATAATTGGAGGACGTTAAGGACTTTTCACCTTTGATACTACAGTAATTATCTGTTCTTGCGTTTGTCCACGCTCTAGTTTGTTGAACACACTCAATAACTGTCGGTCTCAATTATgggatttgtttttcttcatttagTATTCTGTGTTATTGTTCTTTTACATGCACTATCAAAGCCTGGGAATTAGTCCAGATTTATGAAGTTGCTACAGccgtctttttttaaatgtgttttttttttgttgccattCACACCTCCATCCTGTCACACTGCATTATCAGAGAGTAACCCCTGAATGCGGAGCTTCAAATTTGAACTAAATATGGATCACCATTCCTTTGCACCTCTTTGTTTCCTCTTTTAGCTGGAGGAGACAAACAGCAGTGAAAGAGCAGAGGCATTGGCCGTGAACTTGGATCCCCCTCcccccataaacacacacacacacacacacacacacacacacacacacacacacacacacacacacacacacacacacgctctccgCATCACTTGCTCTCTTTTTGCACCCCATCCTTATCCCCACCCTGCCCAACGTTTTCCCCCCTTCCAGCTATGTCTGCAAGCGTTCCCATGGCAACTGTCGCACTGCCTGCCTAGCAACAGGCTTTATCCTTTcactggataaaaaaaaagggggggaacAGAATTGGGGGAAGAGAAGAGGGGGTtgtggcgttttttttttttatgtgggtGAGGACGGTAGCGTAACAGCAGCATGTTGCAGTAGATTCATTAAAtcagacttttcttcttctctccgcTCCACACCTGCAGCGTCCGACTCGCCTCTTATTACCTTTCCATTTCACCACAGGCTCAGAGTCTATCTGTACTTgcaaaatgttgcttttctaaTCTGTTTTTGGGAAGAATTGTAGCCAAAATTagtgtttattttcttaaatattAGGAGCCTtacaaattacagtatatatctaaTTTTGTCCCAGCTTCCCAAAATGGATTTGAAAAGCTTTTTTAAGCGTAAGCAGATGCGATCATCTCTGTAGTAATGAAATTATGACACATGTCAAGCTCAATAAGTTATTAGAGGATGATTTCTCATTACAAACTAGCAATGAACCTGAAataaggacatttttttcatgtattttctcTAAATTCAATTGACCTTTTTATACTTGAGCGTCAGCATCTGCACATTTCTacctgcacacgcacacacaaaaatagATGTTCACAGTTGCTGAATTTAACTATCACTCATCTCCATGCCAACTAACTTGCTGATCTGCAGGAACAATACAAATTGCAGTGATCTATAGCATGATTAATATCCTGTGGGAGATGGTGAAACACAGACTCTGGACTCCACGGTGATGCTGAAGGTGTTGTCTTTGCCGCCCCCTGCTGACTCCAAAGtagcatgatttaaaaaaaattaaattccaACTAAAGCCTAAAGGGAAACAGTGATAACAGATTTTGAGTTTATCCCACATTTCTGGGGCTGTCAACTGATTGACGTTCAGTattcaatcacgattaatcgcatgattgttcacaGTTAACTGCGATTGATAGCACTTTTTATCAGTtaaaaatttaccttaaagggagatttatcaaatatttaatactcttatcaacatgggcaaatatgcttgctttatttatatatatgtatgtattaattattggaaactaattaataacacaaaacaatgaaaaatctTGTccaaaaccctcacaggtactgcatttagcataaataaatatgctcaaatcataacatggcaaactgcagcccaacaggtaacaacagctgtcagtgtgtcagtgtgctgacttgactatgacttgccccaaactgcatgtgattatcataaagtgggcatgtctgtaaaggggagactcgtgggtacccattgaacccattttcattctcatatcttgaggtcagaggtcaagggacccctttgaaaatgaccatgccagtttttcctcgccaaaatttagcacaagtttggactATCATTTAGCGTCCTTTGcaacatgctagtatgacatggctggtatcaaaggattctttaggttttctagtttcatgtgatacaagtatcttcacttctttaaaactgagcccgcttcaacctaaaaatctcaagttgcgttaaagaaattagaggcgttaaaactaatttgcgtatGCGTTATCGtattaacttttacagccctaaaAATTTGTATTGAAATTCGGCAATGTCATTGCATAATGACAAAAGACACATTGCAAAATAACCACGAGGATCATTATATAGACTGAATATGACTGCATGTGACCTCATCAAATCCATTTTATGCGTTCTTCAAAGACTTGAATTCCCCTCCAGCTGTTATGCTAAATAATTTGAAGGTTTAAGTGTTGAGTGATTGACGGCCCGCCCACCGTCTGTCTTCGTCTCTGTCTCGGTCTCTGTCTCGGTCTCTGTCTGGCTGTCAGGGACTGTGGGAGACAAACCTGCCAAGTGCACAGCTCCTCTCCTCGACGCTTGCATTTGTCAGCACTTGTCAGCCGAACCTTccccttctcttcttctctttctttcgtCTCTTATTACCTGTTATTAGGGAAATTGGATCCAGGCTGAGCAATGTGACGTAATGTGTGTTTAGTTTTATTGCTGTATGCTGTTAGACAACAATGTATGTTATATAACAGTGAGGCTTTGTTCCCTTCTGTTGCTGTTTAAAGGGTTTAAACTCCAGTTATGTAGTATTTCAACTTTGTTTTGGGGACTCACTAGAgacttgtttaaaaaaaaggaaaagaaaattgAAGCAGCAGATGCCGAGATATTCTGAATTTAACTCccactacatttcccatgattcAACTCAGTATCACctcttgtcattgttttgtgttgttaattgatttccaataataaatatatacatacgtttccatgaagcagcatattttcccactaccatgttgataagagtattaaacacttgagaaatctccctttaaggtacattttgaactgataaaaaatgtgcgattaactatggacaatcatgcgattaatcacgattaaatatttgaaccGATTGACATCCCTAGCGAATGATTGTTGTGCTCCTTTAAGGTTTCCTCGAGTAATAATCAACTCACCATGATGTTGAAtttgtcaattttttttatttttaatatgaaaATGTACAGAAAGACAGCAGACATTAAAATTCTTGTCATCACCTCGGTACAGATAACACAGCAGtaataaaatgtattcaaacGGGGCATGAACAGAGACTGAAGTGAGACGTGAAACACCAACACAGTACATGTTACAGTGGAGCTCCATGACATATGATACATAAAAAGTGATGAGAAACGAGCCTAATGCATGTTTTTGTGAGCCGAAACCGATTCAAAACAAATCCGTCTTTCAGCCTTCAAGACTAATGGAGGTCATGTCAGCTATCTCTGTGTATttactgtctgtctctgcttGTGTTTACAGCCTCCAGCAGACCTGTCTCAACAGAGGGAAACTTGTAAAGTAAGTCAAACCACTCTTAACAAAAACACCGCAAACACGTCTTCCATCGGGATGTTTTATAACAACCTGCTGGCTCGCTGACCTCCAGTTGAGTTCAATGTGGCTTCAGAACCACCAAAAGCTGTTGTCTCTTAAAAAATGTGAGGCGATTTAAGCGAAGCTTGCATTGTAATGATGTGATGTAAAcggttttatatgtttttagtCGTCACAGTGTATGAATAGAGAAACTATTACACACATAACACTACTACAGATAAGACTCCCTGTCTGAGCGAGAGGTGAGATTAAGTTAAAACAGCAGGTTATGAGATGAATGTTTTATAGACATTTAGTacagtattatacagtatttGAAACACGTTGTTAAAAGTTTGTTAGGATTGAAAGTTCTCAGTCCTCGTGAACATCTGCATGGTCCGGCGCTCCTGTTTTTGCGCTGAATTTCTCGGCTCACTTGCAGCTCGTCCTTAAAAGTCTAGACGTTCACAGCGCCTGATCCTCAGTTGACTTTGGCCATGAGCTGCTCCGTGAACAGCTTCTTCAGCTGAGCCACCTCCTCGCTCAGAGAGTTGAGCTTGGACTTCAGGTGAGTGTTCTCGTGCTTGTACTGGACCTCGGTTTGTCCTTGCGTGGGAGGAGGCGGGAGGCCGTAGCCGGAAGCTAAGGTGATGTATTGAGGGGACTGCCTCCCCTTCCTGCCTTCCTCCCTGTCCGACTGCTGGAGCCAGGGGCCGGCGCAATGCCCTGCTGCCGTCTCGCCTCCACTGAGTCCTTTAGGGGTGTCTCTCGGACCTTCACGTCCTGCTGTGGACAGCATAGGGCTGCGTCTGGCGTCGTCATACGAGTCCCCACAGCAGGGGTTCTTGAAACGCAGCTTGTGAGGAAGGTTTATCATCAACGCCTCGACGTGGTCCAACTTCCCTCCGGCTGGTCCTGCAGCGTGGTGGACTTCAGCGGGGGAGTGGTGGAGGTCGTAGTTCAGCTCCTCTGCCCTGTGTGGGGACAACTTCCCGTGGTCGCTCAGCCGGTCTTCGAAGAAGATCGAAGAAGAAGGACTGCCCACGCTGGACCCATCCGGCGTGGAGAACCCAGAGTCCTCCGACATGTTGCCAGCGTCCCTGGAGGCCCTGGAGCTCAGCAGGCCTGTCTGGTTGTTGTGATGTGAGGCCGAGGAGCTGTGGAGGCCTCCATCTCCTCTGTGGAGGTAGTAGTGAGGGGTCAAGGTCTGAGCGGTGTGGTTGGGAGCTGTAGTGAGTGGCAGGATGGGGACGTTGGAGGGTTCTTTGACCAGGCCGAAGCGGAACTTGAGAGCCAACAGCTCGGCCCTGAGGCGAGCGTTCTCCTCCAGCAGAGCCAGAACGCGGCTCTCCAGGACCATGTCGTTCACGCGTCGCTTCTCCCGCGAGCGCTTGGCTGCCTCGttgttcttcctcctcttgtcCCAGTAGCCCTCGTCCTTCTTGTCAACGGGGATGAACTCGCGCTTGCGTCGGATGCTGGAAGAGGGGCTCTCTTTGCGTTTGACGGCGGAGGTGCGGCCCAGCAGGGAGCGGGCCAGCATGCTGCTGGAGGTCAGGATGGACACAGCTTCATCTGTGAAGGACAGAGgctctcctcctccgcctccaccTGGACTCACAGGTGACTCCAGAGCGTGGAGCACAGCCaaatcctgctgctgctgccccctCATATGCTGGGACTCTTCCTCAAACATCACGCCTGTCAGGTGGGTTGGAGTGAGTCTCTCCTCGGTGCTGTGTTGGTGCTGAGTGCTTTGCTGTAGACTCTCTAAGGATTCAGTAACAGTGCCTCCTAGTGTTCAAAGCGAAGAAGAGGAGGGATTTAGTGGTTATGCAAGAGCCATTACAACACAGCAGTTATGTAACCCCATTACATCTCTCCAATAAAACGGGAGCAACTTGTACCATAACCCCATTATATGTTCAATATGGGACAAAGCGTGTTGTAAACACAAAGTTAATCATCCAGAGCAGACTGTTGGCATCACTAGAAGCTTACAGCACCAgtttaaaatacaataaatagtaATCACAATGTGACCTACTATTGGTGTAACCTACATTCGTATTGAAGACCTAAACAAACATGTACAAGTTGATCTTTATGAGCGTTTCTTGTTCCTTATTCTATTCTATGTGTCATCTTTATTATAAGCCCCTGATGGGTTTCCGGTTTGACTGTTTTAACTTGCTTCAGCAGCACTGACCCACATGTCTGACAGGGACATGCTGATCTCCTGTCGGTTGCTCTTACTTATCTAATCTGACCTCACTCTAGTTTTCTTCTTTTACACTCAGCAGCATCCCCCAGACttcaatttagttttatttttttctctaaaaaaGGTGCATTAACTTctgtttactttatttaaatcaaaataattgcaGTATAAGCAATAACTTTCGAATAACATGTTGGATGCAACGTATTCCCATATAATCACAACTTAACACATGTCTAAAAACGATTAAAAGAGTTGTAActataatgttaaatgtaaaatataatgtcATAGACTGTTTTCTGGATTTAATTTGCTAAGAGAACGCGTTTTATTCTAATGCATCATcttacatgttttatttagcGAAATGATACTCAACGTGTTCATAATAACGAAAAAagaaactaaaaagaaaacagcgAAAAGCTTATTTATAAAACACTCAATCTTTACCTCAAACGAATTTCATTTCCTAAGAGAATGCGTTTTATTCTAATGCATCATctttcatgttgttgttttattttagcGAAATGATACTCAAAGTGTTCATAAAAAGAAACTAAAAGAAAACAGCGAAAAGCTTATTTATAAAAAACTCAATCTTTACCTCTGAGGAAAGGTTTTGTCTGCCGGTGTGCACGAAGTCCTCCGCGTCTCCACACGTCTCTGTGTCCTGAACGTCTGTGTGTCTCGGTGTCGCTGTGTGTCCTGGTTGAGGAAGAAGAAGCgctcctcctctcgtctccgTCTCTGGTTGAATACTGCGGATCCACTCAGCGGCTGTTACTTCATATTATGATCGGTGGCGCACCTCCACTCTGCTCCACTTGGAATACCGCAGCTCCTATTTGTAACGCTGAGTTCAGCTCAGGACGGTCCTTATCCTTACTTGAACCAGCGGGGCTCTTTTAGTGTGAGCTGTTACTTACTGGGACCGCCTCCCTCTGTgtgacccccccacccccacccccacccccacccccaccccaaaGGCTTTCACATAACATAGTTCagacatcatcatcaacatcatcatcatcatcatcatctgaccTCCCTGGCCCCGCCACCCTTATACTGACAGGATAATCTCATAACAATTAGGTAATGTTGTGCCTGCAGTCTTTCTCTTTCTGGCATTAAGAGGCAGTTTTCTGTGAGTCAGTAGTGCGAGGTTAGGTAACACTTCCTTTCAgagtaattaggtgataattagaaaGTAAAttgtttgaaatttctttgggaTTACTGCCAAATTgacccaatatttacctcaaaattactttgtttggctgtcttgacttgggacttgactctggacttttattattattattattatattatttctattataaataattcattatatatattatataaattgtattccactatttcccaataagcaataataaatagcatgtaatatatttaatacGTTTCCAAGACAAGAGTACAAAGttagacctgtaaaatgaagggTTACCCAGGATTATATAGAAGTAGTATATGTAGGTAAGTGTTTTTTCCCTCTTCGACAGCTCTAAAAACACACCCAACATATCATTCTTCTATCAGCTTCACACTTCatgacttttgtttgtttag from Sebastes fasciatus isolate fSebFas1 chromosome 13, fSebFas1.pri, whole genome shotgun sequence encodes the following:
- the nfil3-6 gene encoding nuclear factor, interleukin 3 regulated, member 6, whose amino-acid sequence is MFEEESQHMRGQQQQDLAVLHALESPVSPGGGGGGEPLSFTDEAVSILTSSSMLARSLLGRTSAVKRKESPSSSIRRKREFIPVDKKDEGYWDKRRKNNEAAKRSREKRRVNDMVLESRVLALLEENARLRAELLALKFRFGLVKEPSNVPILPLTTAPNHTAQTLTPHYYLHRGDGGLHSSSASHHNNQTGLLSSRASRDAGNMSEDSGFSTPDGSSVGSPSSSIFFEDRLSDHGKLSPHRAEELNYDLHHSPAEVHHAAGPAGGKLDHVEALMINLPHKLRFKNPCCGDSYDDARRSPMLSTAGREGPRDTPKGLSGGETAAGHCAGPWLQQSDREEGRKGRQSPQYITLASGYGLPPPPTQGQTEVQYKHENTHLKSKLNSLSEEVAQLKKLFTEQLMAKVN